A single genomic interval of Methylosinus sp. LW4 harbors:
- a CDS encoding Fic family protein, translated as MSFDPARPYNDLPALPPSQDVETKAILKACVGARSALAELKISGRLIPNPSVLINSIPLLEAQASSEIENIVTTTDRLFRFANRPEAGVDPATKEALRYRTALYQGFESLKDRPLSTRNAIEICRTIKGVDLDIRATPGTALLNEATGRVVYTPPEGAELLRDKLADWERYIHADDSVDPLIRLAIMHYQFEAIHPFTDGNGRTGRVLNLLFLVEQGLLDIPVLYLSRYIIDNKKSYYDGLLAVTTDDAWEPWILFMLAAIRETATWSTAKIWAIRNLLDVTAEQIRRGLPKIYSRELAEIIFVNPYCRIADLVGAGIAKCECRA; from the coding sequence ATGTCGTTCGACCCTGCACGCCCTTACAATGACCTTCCAGCTCTGCCGCCGAGCCAGGACGTCGAGACCAAGGCCATTCTCAAGGCCTGCGTCGGCGCCCGCTCCGCGCTGGCCGAGCTCAAGATTTCGGGCCGGCTGATCCCAAACCCGTCGGTTCTGATCAATTCGATTCCCCTCCTCGAAGCGCAAGCAAGCTCCGAGATCGAAAACATCGTCACGACCACGGACCGGCTATTCCGCTTCGCCAACCGGCCAGAAGCTGGCGTCGACCCCGCGACCAAGGAGGCGCTCCGCTATCGCACGGCGCTTTATCAGGGCTTCGAGAGTCTGAAAGATCGCCCGCTTTCGACGCGGAACGCCATCGAGATATGTCGGACCATCAAAGGAGTGGATCTCGATATCCGCGCAACCCCGGGCACGGCGTTGCTGAACGAGGCGACGGGCCGAGTGGTTTACACGCCGCCCGAGGGAGCCGAATTGCTGCGCGATAAACTCGCCGATTGGGAACGCTACATCCACGCGGACGACAGCGTCGATCCGCTGATCCGGCTCGCCATCATGCATTATCAGTTCGAAGCGATCCATCCGTTCACAGACGGCAACGGTCGCACGGGCCGAGTTCTCAATCTGCTGTTCCTCGTCGAACAAGGACTGCTCGACATTCCCGTCCTGTATTTGAGCCGCTATATCATTGATAATAAAAAGTCATACTACGATGGCCTGCTCGCGGTCACGACGGATGACGCGTGGGAGCCATGGATCTTGTTCATGCTCGCCGCCATACGCGAAACCGCGACGTGGTCGACCGCAAAAATCTGGGCGATCCGCAACCTGCTCGATGTGACGGCCGAACAAATCCGGCGCGGCTTGCCGAAAATCTATTCTCGCGAATTGGCCGAGATCATATTCGTCAATCCCTATTGCCGAATCGCCGATCTGGTCGGCGCGGGCATCGCCAAGTGTGAGTGCCGGGCGTAA
- a CDS encoding arginase family protein, producing MRLRQEAGAGHRLRIDFDVLDEAVFPAVDYSTPGGLSWNELTTLVHPFLPAGSLIGVSTACYNPDKDADLTGGRQIVGFLHRALVSGEFE from the coding sequence GTGCGTCTGCGCCAGGAAGCCGGCGCGGGGCATAGGCTTCGTATCGACTTCGATGTTCTCGACGAGGCCGTCTTCCCGGCGGTCGACTATTCGACGCCGGGAGGACTTTCCTGGAACGAACTCACAACGCTCGTTCATCCCTTCCTACCCGCCGGCTCACTGATCGGCGTTTCGACCGCTTGCTACAATCCCGATAAGGACGCCGACCTCACCGGGGGACGACAGATCGTCGGATTTCTCCATCGAGCGCTCGTATCGGGCGAATTCGAATGA
- a CDS encoding phosphocholine-specific phospholipase C: MTNSDRRDFLRLLGGATLATSFSQSIERAIALPGNHRTGTIQDIEHIVVLTQENRSFDHYFGSLRGVRGFGDPRSVLLPSGKPVWRQPYATGELLPYRPDAHPVGSQFLAGTPHNWPDAHKAWNNGKYDQWIPAKGPVTMAYMTREDIPFHYALADAFTICDAYHCSVMGATDPNRYYMWSGWVGNDGANGGPVLDNSEAGYDWRTYPERLEKAGVSWKVYQDVGTGLTADGSWGWTDDPYIGNYGDNSLLYFHQYQKAQPGAPLADKAKTGTNISTGGTLFDVFRDDVLRNTLPQVSWIAAPEAYSEHPNFPPNYGAWYITQILDALTANPEVWSKTVLLLNYDENDGFFDHVVPPSAPQSASQGLSTVDTTNEIYPGGSHYAAGPYGLGARVPLIAVSPWSKGGFVCSQVFDHTSVIRFIEQRFGVVEPQISAWRRVVCGDLTSVFDFTRPRARFVSLPSTAAYAPPDRVRHASYVPTPPTAQAMPHQEPGLRFARALPYALQMEGELDAAKTTLQLHFANQGDAGAWFHARSGDGVSGPWGYTVEAGKSLSASLSVPAGGRYDFSVYGPNGFLRTFKGGAASGAEELEIRSHVKAEEHGLELFIVNRGRGAATVTVVDAYTREAVRRHLAPGARIEKFWPLHASFGWYDLLITIAENTSFERRLAGHIENGRESVSDPAFGGNGAQVASALPDHGHGQDD; this comes from the coding sequence ATGACCAATAGTGATCGCCGTGATTTTCTGCGCCTCCTGGGAGGCGCGACGCTCGCCACGAGCTTTTCACAGAGCATCGAACGCGCTATTGCGTTGCCTGGCAATCATCGCACCGGCACGATTCAGGACATAGAGCACATTGTCGTCCTGACGCAGGAGAACCGCTCCTTCGATCATTATTTCGGCAGCCTGCGCGGCGTGCGCGGCTTCGGCGATCCGCGTTCGGTCTTGCTTCCGTCCGGCAAGCCGGTGTGGCGTCAGCCCTATGCGACAGGCGAGCTTCTCCCCTATCGTCCCGACGCGCATCCGGTCGGCTCCCAATTCCTGGCTGGCACGCCGCACAACTGGCCGGACGCGCACAAGGCCTGGAACAACGGCAAATACGACCAGTGGATTCCGGCCAAGGGTCCGGTGACAATGGCGTATATGACGCGAGAGGACATTCCTTTCCATTACGCCCTGGCCGACGCCTTTACCATCTGCGACGCCTATCATTGCTCGGTGATGGGAGCGACCGATCCCAACCGCTATTACATGTGGAGCGGCTGGGTCGGTAATGACGGCGCCAATGGCGGACCGGTCCTCGACAATTCCGAAGCCGGCTACGACTGGCGCACCTATCCCGAGCGGCTGGAAAAGGCCGGCGTGTCTTGGAAGGTCTATCAGGACGTCGGAACAGGGCTGACCGCCGACGGCTCGTGGGGTTGGACCGACGATCCCTATATCGGCAATTACGGCGATAATTCTCTGCTCTATTTCCATCAGTATCAGAAGGCCCAGCCGGGCGCGCCGCTCGCCGACAAGGCGAAGACCGGCACCAACATCTCGACCGGCGGAACGCTGTTCGACGTCTTCCGCGACGACGTGCTCCGCAACACCCTGCCCCAAGTCTCCTGGATCGCCGCGCCCGAGGCCTATTCGGAGCATCCCAACTTCCCGCCCAATTACGGCGCATGGTACATCACGCAAATTCTAGATGCGCTGACCGCCAATCCAGAAGTCTGGAGCAAGACGGTCCTGCTCCTCAATTACGATGAGAACGACGGCTTCTTCGATCACGTCGTGCCGCCGTCCGCGCCGCAATCGGCGTCGCAGGGCCTCTCCACCGTCGACACGACGAACGAGATCTATCCAGGCGGATCGCACTACGCCGCGGGCCCCTACGGCCTCGGCGCGCGCGTGCCGCTGATCGCCGTCTCGCCGTGGAGCAAGGGCGGCTTCGTCTGCTCGCAAGTGTTCGACCACACCTCCGTCATCCGTTTCATCGAGCAGCGCTTCGGCGTGGTGGAGCCGCAAATCTCGGCGTGGCGCCGCGTCGTCTGCGGCGATTTGACGTCTGTCTTCGACTTCACGCGGCCGCGCGCCCGTTTCGTCTCCCTGCCCAGCACGGCCGCCTATGCGCCGCCGGATCGGGTGCGGCATGCGAGCTATGTCCCGACGCCGCCGACGGCGCAAGCCATGCCGCACCAGGAGCCGGGACTGCGCTTTGCACGCGCTCTGCCTTACGCCCTCCAAATGGAGGGCGAGCTCGACGCGGCAAAGACCACGCTCCAGCTCCATTTCGCCAACCAAGGCGACGCCGGCGCTTGGTTCCACGCGCGCTCGGGCGATGGCGTGTCCGGTCCGTGGGGCTATACGGTCGAAGCCGGCAAATCACTCTCTGCGAGCCTGAGCGTCCCCGCCGGCGGTCGATACGACTTCTCGGTCTACGGCCCGAACGGCTTCCTGCGCACGTTCAAAGGCGGCGCGGCATCTGGCGCGGAGGAGCTCGAAATCCGCAGCCATGTCAAGGCCGAGGAACACGGGCTCGAGCTGTTCATCGTCAATCGCGGTCGCGGCGCAGCGACCGTCACTGTCGTCGACGCCTATACGCGTGAGGCGGTGCGGCGCCACCTTGCGCCGGGCGCGCGCATCGAGAAATTCTGGCCTCTGCACGCCAGCTTCGGCTGGTACGACCTGCTGATCACGATCGCGGAGAATACGAGCTTCGAGCGTCGTCTTGCCGGACATATCGAAAATGGCCGGGAGAGTGTCAGCGATCCGGCCTTCGGCGGGAACGGCGCGCAGGTCGCCTCGGCATTGCCCGATCACGGCCACGGCCAGGACGATTGA
- a CDS encoding PepSY-associated TM helix domain-containing protein, with protein MRRAVFVLVHRWVGLSMAGFLILVGLTGALLAFLPELNHWLSPRLFPGGSAGVALDASALALRAEALVPEARVQSVFFNGMGSATIRIEARPGAPPLEFDQLFLGEGSGEELGRRSTRGLPDGANTILPFVYRLHYALALGEPGGWILGLVAIAWTLDCFVGFYLTLPSPGGAHKRGFLERWKPSWLVKFRASFYRVNFDLHRAGGLWLWAALFVFAWSSVFMNMNAFYMSVTELLFDFERPIWALPAPPLSHADRAPLGWREAQAIGARLMDEQAQANGFTVDRQVALAAERSEGRYRYSAHSSLDIGEKYGSTSVYFDACSGALLSLDAPSGRRSGNTLTTWLMELHMANVFGPPYRIFVGLLGVFIAILSLTGVTIWWKKRRARADSTPRRSVARVVA; from the coding sequence ATGCGGCGCGCCGTCTTCGTCCTTGTGCATCGTTGGGTCGGGCTGAGCATGGCCGGGTTTCTGATCCTGGTCGGCCTCACCGGCGCGCTGCTCGCCTTTCTGCCGGAGCTGAATCACTGGCTGTCGCCGCGGCTCTTCCCAGGCGGGTCGGCAGGCGTCGCGCTCGACGCCAGCGCGCTGGCGCTTCGCGCCGAGGCGTTGGTCCCGGAGGCCCGAGTCCAATCTGTCTTCTTCAACGGAATGGGCTCGGCGACCATTCGCATTGAGGCGCGCCCCGGCGCGCCTCCCTTGGAGTTCGACCAGCTCTTCCTCGGGGAAGGCTCCGGCGAGGAGTTGGGACGCCGCTCGACGAGGGGGCTTCCCGATGGAGCGAACACGATCCTGCCCTTCGTCTATCGTCTTCATTATGCGCTGGCGCTCGGCGAGCCGGGCGGCTGGATTCTCGGCCTCGTCGCGATCGCCTGGACGCTCGATTGCTTCGTCGGCTTCTATCTGACTTTGCCTTCGCCGGGCGGGGCGCACAAGCGTGGCTTTCTAGAGCGCTGGAAGCCGTCCTGGCTGGTGAAATTCCGAGCCTCCTTCTATCGCGTCAATTTCGATCTACATCGGGCCGGCGGCCTGTGGCTGTGGGCGGCGCTGTTCGTCTTCGCCTGGTCGAGCGTGTTCATGAATATGAACGCCTTCTACATGAGCGTCACGGAGCTGCTGTTCGATTTCGAACGGCCGATCTGGGCGCTGCCCGCGCCGCCGCTCTCGCATGCGGATCGCGCTCCGCTGGGATGGCGGGAGGCGCAGGCGATCGGCGCGCGGCTGATGGACGAGCAGGCGCAGGCGAACGGCTTCACAGTCGACCGGCAGGTCGCGCTCGCCGCGGAGCGCTCCGAGGGGCGCTATCGCTACAGCGCGCACAGCAGCCTCGACATCGGCGAGAAATACGGAAGCACCTCGGTCTATTTCGACGCCTGTTCCGGCGCGCTTCTGAGCCTCGACGCGCCATCTGGCCGTCGCTCGGGCAATACGCTGACCACTTGGTTGATGGAGCTACACATGGCCAATGTGTTCGGGCCGCCATATCGCATCTTCGTCGGCCTCCTCGGGGTCTTCATCGCCATCCTCTCGCTCACCGGCGTCACTATCTGGTGGAAGAAGCGGCGCGCCCGCGCAGATTCCACGCCGAGACGATCCGTCGCCCGTGTCGTGGCCTGA